A single window of Colletotrichum destructivum chromosome 9, complete sequence DNA harbors:
- a CDS encoding Putative peptidase M36, fungalysin, FTP domain, peptidase M4/M1, CTD superfamily, with translation MYRSMKSLALLGLLGPTSQVFAHPATSHNIGRRGIDIEAFRLPQLGSYTNATETEASPPIALLKRESYVDTATELVKKLAPNTEFRVVGDHYVGTNGIGHVNFKQTAHGLDIDNADFNVNIGKDGKVFSYGNNFFKGDIPEASPLKKRDFKDPVSALNGAKDVLQLPVEAGSASAEPKEGTEVYAIKGTSGAVSDPEARLVYFVKADGSLSLSWRVETDISENWLLTYVDAETGANVHGVVDYVSDLADYRVYPWGVNDPTEGDRVLVTDPWDISASPLTWHSDGAGNYTTTRGNNGIAQSNPSGGTAYLNNYRPSSATRNFDYAYTTSLSTPSSYIDASIAQLYYTANHYHDLLYTLGFTEAAGNFQINNNGKGGAGNDFVVLFAQDGSGTNNANFLTPPDGTNGRMRMYLWTQSTPRRDCSFEAGVVIHEYTHGLSTRLTGGPANSNCLSALESGGMGEGWGDFFATAIRLKPTDTRATNYAMGAWVYNNPAGIRTVLYSTSLTTTPNTYSTINGISSVHRIGETWATILYEVLWNLIDKHGKNDGPRPELDSNGVPTDGKYLTLKLVVDGMALQPCSPNFIQARDAILDADTALTGGDNQCELWTAFAKRGLGSDAVYSSTNRRNGFTIPTGVC, from the exons ATGTACCGCAGCATGAAGAGCCTGGCCCTTCTGGGTCTCTTGGGCCCGACCTCGCAAGTCTTTGCCCACCCGGCCACCAGTCACAACATTGGCCGTCGGggcatcgacatcgaggcCTTTCGTCTGCCCCAGCTCGGATCTTACACCAACGCTAccgagacggaggcgagCCCGCCCATCGCGCTTCTGAAGCGTGAAAGCTACGTCGACACGGCCACCGAGCTggtcaagaagctcgccCCCAACACCGAGTTCCGTGTTGTTGGCGACCACTACGTCGGCACCAACGGCATCGGCCACGTCAACTTCAAGCAGACTGCCCACGGGCTTGACATTGACAACGCCGACTTCAACGTCAAC ATCGGCAAAGATGGAAAAGTCTTTTCGTACGGCAACAACTTCTTCAAGGGAGACATCCCTGAGGCCAGCCCCCTGAAGAAGCGGGATTTCAAGGACCCCGTTTCCGCCCTCAACGGTGCCAAGGACGTTCTCCAGCtccccgtcgaggccggctcTGCCTCGGCCGAGCCCAAGGAGGGCACCGAGGTCTACGCCATCAAGGGCACGTCCGGCGCCGTGTCCGACCCCGAGGCCAGGCTCGTCTActtcgtcaaggccgacggttcgctctctctctcgtggCGCGTCGAAACGGACATCAGCGAGAACTGGCTGCTGACgtacgtcgacgccgagacgggcgccAACGtccacggcgtcgtcgactaCGTCTCGGACCTGGCCGACTACCGCGTCTACCCCTGGGGCGTCAACGACCCGACCGAGGGCGACCGCGTCCTGGTCACCGACCCCTGGgacatctcggcctcgccccTCACCTGGcacagcgacggcgccggcaacTACACGACGACGCGCGGCAACAACGGCATCGCGCAGTCGAACCCCAGCGGCGGCACGGCATACCTCAACAACTACCGCCCCAGCAGCGCGACGCGCAACTTTGACTACGCGTACACGACGAGCCTGAGCACGCCCTCGTCCTACATCGACGCCTCCATTGCCCAGCTCTACTACACGGCCAACCACTACCACGACCTGCTCTACACCCTCGGCTTCACCGAGGCGGCCGGCAACTTCCAgatcaacaacaacggcaagggcggcgccggcaacgactttgtcgtcctcttcgccCAGGACGGCTCCGGCACCAACAACGCCAACTTCCTGACGCCCCCGGACGGCACCAACGGCCGCATGCGCATGTACCTCTGGACCCAGTCGACCCCGCGCCGCGACTGCAgcttcgaggccggcgtcgtcatccacGAGTACACCCACGGCCTGTCCACCCGCCTGACCGGCGGCCCGGCCAACTCCAACTGCCTCAGCGCCCTCGAGTCCGGCGGCATGGGCGAGGGCTGGGGCGACTTCTTCGCCACGGCCATCCGCCTCAAGCCCACCGACACCCGCGCCACCAACTACGCCATGGGCGCCTGGGTCTACAACAACCCGGCCGGCATCCGGACCGTCCTCTACTCCACCtccctcaccaccacccccaaCACCTACTCCACCATCAACGGCATCTCCTCCGTCCACCGCATCGGCGAGACCTGGGCCACCATCCTCTACGAGGTCCTCTGGAACCTCATCGACAAGCACGGCAAGAATGACGGCCCCCGCCCCGAGCTCGACAGCAACGGCGTCCCCACCGACGGCAAGTACCTGACCctcaagctcgtcgtcgacggcatggCTCT ccaACCCTGCTCTCCCAACTTCATCCAAGCCCGcgacgccatcctcgacgccgacacggccctcaccggcggcgacaacCAGTGCGAGCTCTGGACCGCCTTCGCCAAGCGCGGCCTCGGCTCCGATGCCGTCTACAGCTCCACCAACCGCCGCAACGGCTTCACCATCCCCACCGGTGTCTGCTAG